The window GAGGCATTGATTTTTCCATAGCCGAAGAGACCGACCTTGCTCCCCAGGGCATAAACGATGCCGCCTTTGGCCCCTTCCTCTTTGCCGGATACATCCAGTGTCCCGCTGTTGGCCGTGATATTTTCTCCATCCCCTTCCAGCTTGATCACCCCGCCCTGGTTCACCAGCGATTTGGCCTCAATAACGCCTGAGTTGTTGACCACCGACTGCACCAGGTCGGCAGCTGTACGCCCTTTAAGAATAACCTCGCCGCCGTCGGCGCTGATGGCGCCGGTATTGCCGACCGAATCGGCCATGGGCTGCCCATCCGGCCCCAGGACTTTGTCTTTAACGCTTTCATCCACCGCAAACTTAATCAGGTCGTTGCCCGCAAAGCTTAAGGTCACCTGCTCGCCGGCGCCCAGAAAGACCTTGCCGAAATTGGCAACAATAGTGCCTTCGTTGCGCACCGCCGGAGCAAACAGAGAAACGCTTCCGCCGTCGGCCGCTGTTATTGTCCCCTGGTTGATGATGGAGGCCAGGGATTGCCCCAGACTCTGAGAGAAAACAAAACGGTCGGAAAGGAAATCTTCGTTGTTGATGTTAAGGGTGCTGGCCAGAAAGGAATTGACGTTGATCTGGCCGGTGGGTCCCACTAGGAGACCGTTGGGGTTGATGACGAATATGCGACCGTTGGCCGACAGCAGGCCGTTGATGATGGAGGGGTCGATACCGACGACGCGGTTCAAGGCGATGGACGATGCGCCGGGTTGGAAGAACCGGACCGCTTCAAGGGGGTTGATGCCGAATTTCTGCCAGTTGATGATGGCCTTGTTTGTGGCCTGATTGATGGTCATGTTGCGCGTATCCGGCGTGGCGATCCGGGCTTGTCCGGCAACAACTGACCCACCCTCGGGCAGGGCAAAAATATGGAAAGGGAACATCAACGAATAGGCCATGAAAAGCAGTAAAATCCGGGTTGCTTTCTTACCTATAATATGCCGCATCATTGTCGACCTCCGTCTTGATTGTAAAACTAACCTTAAGATGGAATCGGTTATAATCTTATAATTTTAGACAGGATTTACAGGATCACCCAGATATTTCGCCTTTCCGGAAGAAAGGCAAATAAACGTACCCTCTTCGAAAGAAAGGTTTTTGCTGGGCCATGTAAACGTCCCCCACTTACATTTACATGAAGTCTTATGTTCCTTTTTGCCAGCAGTTAATGGTTCTTTCTCAGCTCCTTCCGAAAGCTGTGAAACAGATCGTAAAATCCTGTTAATCCTGTCAAATAAAAAAGTGCAATACGGTTTCCTAATTATCCCATTTCGGCGGTGTGCTGCGTTAAATAATATTCCAGCTGATCCATCTGTTTCTCCGACAGCCGGGTAAACTGCAGGCCGCAGCGCCGGTATTCCAGGCCGACCATGAATGTCATTTCCTTTGTTTTTTTAACATCATATACCAGCCGGCAGGGCACATTGGGCAGGTAATAGCCGTTGCCGCTGATGAACATATCCATTTCAATGGAATCCCGCCCCGGGGAGA is drawn from Desulfobacterales bacterium and contains these coding sequences:
- a CDS encoding PilZ domain-containing protein, whose amino-acid sequence is MAQERREKERRQPKATTFVALRPEFIKLGKLKDISSSGLCFEYIAKGEVSPGRDSIEMDMFISGNGYYLPNVPCRLVYDVKKTKEMTFMVGLEYRRCGLQFTRLSEKQMDQLEYYLTQHTAEMG
- a CDS encoding filamentous hemagglutinin N-terminal domain-containing protein, producing the protein MMRHIIGKKATRILLLFMAYSLMFPFHIFALPEGGSVVAGQARIATPDTRNMTINQATNKAIINWQKFGINPLEAVRFFQPGASSIALNRVVGIDPSIINGLLSANGRIFVINPNGLLVGPTGQINVNSFLASTLNINNEDFLSDRFVFSQSLGQSLASIINQGTITAADGGSVSLFAPAVRNEGTIVANFGKVFLGAGEQVTLSFAGNDLIKFAVDESVKDKVLGPDGQPMADSVGNTGAISADGGEVILKGRTAADLVQSVVNNSGVIEAKSLVNQGGVIKLEGDGENITANSGTLDVSGKEEGAKGGIVYALGSKVGLFGYGKINAS